The following proteins come from a genomic window of Daphnia carinata strain CSIRO-1 chromosome 6, CSIRO_AGI_Dcar_HiC_V3, whole genome shotgun sequence:
- the LOC130689755 gene encoding acyl-coenzyme A diphosphatase FITM2-like has translation MVKSISALNFRPSVESKTGERKGTKPLPEPTSIQQVLLLMVVHLCRKILFIDPNIKVGIYIMLVFFGSILGDVLPIPNSYFSRKDNIFNIYFVKLSWGWTMVFVGSFVYLTSSVYSCGDKTKIRKHMLRLLFATFMWFFWTKLFVTIEESYGYCSKPIVRSSNSRKQCLSKGLSWNSFSISGHTFILIYCTLIIMEEAKALVCWEAIKDHLRNEEHNRTSEESGSATPLDCLSAEQLLFVRDKYEKFTPYIRLSFIAMAMLALLWDIMLMATIIYFHSTPEKFVASVIAVLLWFFSYRFLFSRRLLGVPLPGEGTFRYMNPVQPLQMLYMRRASLITKTEKTSSFMGMPLSPPKVGGDVSTGKSASFLETSRPAPR, from the exons ATGGTTAAAAGTATTTCTGCCCTAAATTTCCGCCCCTCTGTCGAATCAAAAACAGGTGAAAGAAAGGGAACAAAACCTCTTCCTGAACCGACGTCGATTCAACAAGTACTGTTGTTAATGGTAGTACACTTGTGTCGGAAgattttgtttattgatcCCAATATCAAAGTTGGAATATATATTatgcttgttttctttggaAGTATATTGGGTGATGTCTTACCTATTCccaattcttatttttcccgGAAAGACAACATATTTAACATCTATTTTGTTAAGTTAAGTTGGG gttGGACTATGGTGTTTGTTGGCTCCTTTGTGTACCTGACAAGTTCTGTGTACTCCTGTGGTGATAAAACTAAAATTCGAAAACATATGCTACGATTACTTTTTGCAACATTTATGTGGTTCTTTTGGACCAAATTATTTGTGACAATTGAAGAAAG CTATGGTTACTGCAGCAAGCCTATTGTTCGGTCTTCTAATAGCCGTAAACAATGCCTTTCAAAGGGTCTTTCATGGAACAGTTTCTCCATATCAGGCCATACATTCATTTTGATCTACTGTACTTTAATTATTATGGAAGAAGCTAAGGCACTTGTTTGTTGGGAAGCAATCAAAGATCATTTAAGAAATGAAGAGCACAACAGAACTAGTGAAGAAAGCGGATCGGCAACCCCATTGGATTGTCTGAGTGCCGAACAACTTCTGTTTGTTCGGGACAAGTATGAAAAGTTTACTCCATATATTAGATTGTCGTTTATCGCAATGGCTATGTTGGCATTACTTTGGGACATCATGCTTATG GCAACGATCATCTACTTCCATTCAACCCCGGAAAAATTTGTTGCGAGTGTAATTGCAGTTCTCTTATGGTTCTTCAGCTACCGCTTCCTTTTCAGTCGTCGGTTGTTGGGAGTACCTCTTCCAGGCGAAGGGACTTTTCGCTACATGAATCCCGTCCAACCTCTACAGATGTTGTACATGCGGCGGGCGTCCTTGAttacaaaaactgaaaaaactTCAAGTTTCATGGGCATGCCACTTAGCCCCCCGAAAGTGGGAGGAGATGTCAGTACTGGTAAATCTGCTTCTTTTCTTGAAACCTCACGACCGGCTCCTCGTTAA
- the LOC130689757 gene encoding enkurin domain-containing protein 1-like produces the protein MDTLRSAPTPKFSVGIKERHSRIKRVLAEIRREKPLGKCPLFKMTLTFPSFVWSPIIDSVYSFRTEQNLDNLKATVAAPKKPLLRSHSTSSLKSTTSPETQAVIPKKTERKDVIRLNMLARVANSAIKMKTSVARSHHSELATQRSHKLGAIPKYLTSRKAEWAHLEEEKLKNMPDPDCPIGHVIMPESERLETLSRLQKSQLELNAEFNCLPLSKDSLTIRRKKEDLEKQLIKVEEGIRVLSKPKVFVRLDR, from the exons atgGATACCTTACGTAGTGCTCCAACTCCAAAATTTTCTGTGGGGATAAAAGAAAGACATTCCAGGATAAAGCGCGTTCTAGCCGAGATTAGAAGAGAAAAACCTTTAGGAAAGTGCCCCTTATTTAAAATGACACTTACATTTCCCTCTTTTGTCTGGTCCCCCATTATTGATTCTGTATATTCCTTCCGTACTGAACAAAATTTGGATAATTTAAAAGCTACAGTTGCCGCTCCAAAAAAGCCATTACTTAGATCTCATAGTACGAGCTCTTTGAAATCCACTACAAGTCCTGAAACTCAGGCAGTCATACCCAAGAAA ACTGAACGAAAAGATGTAATTAGGTTAAATATGTTGGCAAGAGTTGCAAACTCTgcaattaaaatgaaaacttcaGTTGCAAGATCTCACCATAGTGAGTTAGCAACCCAAAGAAGTCATAAATTAGGAGCTATTCCAAA ATACCTTACAAGTCGAAAAGCAGAATGGGCACatctggaagaagaaaaattgaagaacaTGCCAGATCCTGATTGTCCAATTGGGCATGTTATTATGCCTGAATCTGAAAGACTTGAAACCTTAAGTAGACTCCAAAAAA gtCAATTAGAATTGAATGCAGAGTTTAACTGCCTCCCACTGAGCAAGGACAGTTTGACAATTCGCCGAAAGAAAGAAGATCTTGAAAAGCAACTCATTAAAGTTGAAGAAGGAATTCGAGTTCTTTCTAAGCCAAAAGTATTTGTCAGACTTGATAGGTAA
- the LOC130689762 gene encoding nucleoside diphosphate kinase 6-like yields MKNILNLTLAIIKPDVVKVPFTLQEIRRKILTAGFYIIQSRTVNLSRQQVENFYSEHAGRFFHKRLVTFMKSGPIHAHILAHPEAIQLWRKIMGPTKSFITQYEAPDTIRGSFGLTDTRNCTHGSDSQTSAMREIQFFFPQFNYEEWLEKQEPMFRKGVCSIDYSTFTHTIK; encoded by the exons ATGAAAAATATTCTTAACCTAACGTTAGCTATTATAAAACCGGACGTAGTGAAAGTTCCTTTTACTCTACAG GAAATCCGCAGGAAGATATTAACAGCTGGCTTCTACATAATCCAAAGCCGTACTGTAAACCTTTCTCGTCAGCAAGTTGAGAATTTTTATAGTGAACACGCTGGAAGGTTTTTCCATAAACGACTTGTAACATTCATGAAAAG TGGACCTATTCATGCACATATACTAGCTCATCCTGAAGCTATTCAATTGTGGCGTAAGATAATGGGACCTACAAAATCGTTTATAACACAATATGAAGCCCCAGACACCATTAGAGGATCGTTTGGCCTTACTGATACAAGAAATTGTACTCATGGCTCTG ATTCTCAAACATCAGCCATGAGAGAgattcagtttttctttccccaatTCAACTATGAGGAATGGTTAGAAAAGCAGGAGCCAATGTTTAGAAAAGGAGTATGCAGTATTGACTACTCCACCTTCACCCACACCATAAAATAG